In the genome of Pseudomonas bubulae, one region contains:
- a CDS encoding lysophospholipid acyltransferase family protein yields MRRLRRYARVARVLGVVSLGLGMAGMFGLLERLGLNSTMDRRQRWSQFFMTRLSSALPFRVTVVGEIPATPMLWVSNHVSWTDIALLGQLTPLSFLSKAEVRGWPVAGWLAAKAGSLFIRRGAGDIQVIREQMTRHLQQPLPLLMFPEGTTTDGCSVRTFHGRLLSAAIDSRVPLQPVAIRYLRNGEVDAIAPFIGNDDLLSHLLRLFSHEQSDVEIHLLEPIASQAQERAVLAFRAQEAIRRVVSAPVTQTDPLPERVGAMI; encoded by the coding sequence ATGCGCCGCTTGCGCCGGTATGCCCGGGTGGCACGGGTGCTCGGGGTGGTCAGTCTGGGGCTGGGCATGGCGGGAATGTTCGGGCTGCTGGAGCGCCTGGGCCTGAACAGCACAATGGATCGCCGCCAGCGCTGGTCGCAGTTTTTTATGACACGCCTGAGCAGCGCCCTGCCCTTTCGCGTCACCGTGGTCGGGGAAATCCCGGCAACGCCGATGCTGTGGGTGAGCAATCACGTGTCCTGGACCGATATTGCATTGCTGGGGCAACTGACCCCGCTGTCATTTCTGTCCAAAGCCGAGGTGCGTGGCTGGCCGGTGGCCGGGTGGTTGGCGGCCAAGGCAGGCAGTTTGTTTATCCGCCGTGGTGCGGGAGACATCCAGGTGATTCGTGAGCAAATGACCCGTCACCTGCAACAGCCGCTACCCCTGCTGATGTTTCCCGAAGGCACCACCACGGATGGGTGCTCGGTGCGTACCTTTCATGGGCGGTTGCTGTCGGCGGCCATTGACAGCCGGGTACCACTGCAACCTGTAGCCATCCGCTATTTGCGCAATGGCGAGGTCGATGCGATAGCGCCGTTTATTGGCAATGACGATTTGCTCTCACATCTGCTGCGACTGTTTAGCCATGAGCAGAGCGACGTTGAGATTCATCTGCTGGAGCCCATTGCCAGCCAGGCACAAGAGCGGGCCGTGCTGGCGTTCAGAGCGCAGGAAGCGATCCGGCGGGTGGTGTCAGCACCGGTGACGCAAACAGATCCGCTGCCGGAGAGAGTGGGGGCGATGATTTGA
- the olsB gene encoding L-ornithine N(alpha)-acyltransferase: MSQIARIRDTAPERRLQAERLLGPAALREAQTLRFRVFSDELKAKLKSAEHGLDEDGYDAYCEHIGVRDLNSGQLVATTRLLDHSAAQRIGHFYSEEEFNLHGLANLQGPLLEIGRTCVDPAYRNGGTIAVLWGELAEVLNQGNYRYLMGCASIPMQDGGIQARAIMQRLRERYLCTEHLRAEPKNPLPAQEVPSNVITEMPPLLKAYMRLGARICGEPCWDEDFQVADVFILLKRDELCPRYARHFKAAV, translated from the coding sequence ATGTCCCAGATCGCCCGTATCCGCGACACCGCTCCAGAACGTCGCTTGCAGGCTGAGCGCTTGCTCGGCCCCGCGGCATTGCGCGAGGCTCAGACCCTGCGTTTTCGTGTGTTCAGCGACGAGTTGAAGGCCAAACTCAAAAGCGCCGAACACGGGCTGGACGAGGACGGCTATGACGCTTATTGCGAACATATCGGGGTACGCGATCTCAATAGCGGCCAGTTGGTTGCCACCACCCGCCTGCTGGATCACAGCGCGGCACAACGTATCGGCCATTTTTACAGCGAAGAAGAGTTCAACCTTCACGGGTTGGCCAACCTGCAGGGGCCGCTGCTTGAAATCGGGCGCACCTGCGTCGACCCGGCCTACCGCAATGGTGGCACCATCGCCGTGCTGTGGGGTGAACTGGCCGAAGTCCTTAACCAGGGCAATTATCGCTACCTGATGGGCTGCGCCAGCATCCCGATGCAGGATGGTGGCATTCAGGCCCGGGCGATCATGCAGCGTCTGCGCGAGCGTTACTTGTGTACGGAGCATCTACGCGCCGAGCCGAAAAATCCGCTGCCGGCGCAGGAAGTGCCCAGCAACGTCATCACGGAAATGCCGCCGCTGCTCAAGGCCTATATGCGCCTGGGCGCGAGGATTTGCGGCGAGCCCTGCTGGGATGAAGACTTTCAGGTGGCCGACGTCTTCATCCTGCTCAAGCGTGATGAACTGTGCCCGCGCTATGCGCGTCACTTCAAGGCGGCCGTGTGA
- a CDS encoding ACP phosphodiesterase — protein sequence MNYLAHLHLGGQRPEEMLGSLYGDFVKGRLHGQYSADIEHGIALHRSIDVFTDNHPLVDQSLSRFAHTRRRYAGIVLDVFFDHCLARDWGQYAEGPLERFTSDFYRVLVAEQQLPRRLATIAPHMAAHDWLGSYRDFAVLEQVFNGIARRLSRPEELAGAMQDLKALYEPLSEDFRAFYPQLQVFAAGCYRKGCP from the coding sequence ATGAATTATCTCGCACATCTGCACCTTGGCGGTCAGCGCCCGGAAGAAATGCTGGGCAGTCTTTATGGCGATTTTGTCAAAGGGCGGCTGCATGGCCAATACAGCGCGGACATTGAACACGGTATAGCGCTGCACCGCAGCATTGATGTCTTTACTGACAACCACCCCCTGGTTGATCAGTCGTTGTCGCGATTTGCCCATACTCGCCGGCGGTATGCGGGCATTGTGCTGGACGTGTTTTTTGACCATTGCCTGGCGCGGGACTGGGGGCAGTATGCTGAAGGGCCGCTGGAGCGTTTTACCTCGGATTTTTACCGGGTGCTGGTGGCCGAACAACAGCTGCCACGGCGGCTTGCCACGATTGCGCCGCACATGGCGGCCCATGACTGGTTGGGTTCGTATCGGGATTTTGCCGTGCTGGAGCAGGTGTTCAATGGTATAGCCCGGCGCTTGTCGCGCCCCGAGGAACTGGCCGGGGCGATGCAGGACTTGAAGGCGTTGTATGAACCTCTGAGCGAGGATTTTCGGGCGTTTTATCCGCAGTTGCAGGTATTTGCGGCGGGTTGTTACCGGAAGGGATGTCCGTAG
- a CDS encoding phosphatidylserine/phosphatidylglycerophosphate/cardiolipin synthase family protein, which produces MAGAVFGWRSDNSFELLIDGPQFFPRMLAVIEQAQEQIDLELYLVEAGDCAETIVQALEQAAWREVRVRCLFDAYGSLGLGPALRRRLIEAGVELRHYNPLSWRRGLNNLYRDHRKLLLVDQQLAVVGGTGVTDEFWRPTENSCDWHEVMVQMQGPLVLDWQMLFDRQWRANISRKAWKPATHFGLARLPGVPDEAEGMGRVAYADAHQHRDILQSLVRAINSAKQRIWLATPYFLPTWSVRRSLRRAAARGVDVRLLLTGPRTDHPSVRYAGHRYYPRLLKSGVQILEYQPCFLHLKMVLIDDWVSVGSCNFDHWNLRFNLEANLEALDPALTQAVAASFIADFAQSQPVSLQDWQSRPLWRRVKQRIWGWVDRLVVNILGRRH; this is translated from the coding sequence ATGGCCGGCGCAGTGTTTGGCTGGCGCAGTGACAATAGTTTTGAGTTGCTGATCGACGGGCCGCAGTTTTTCCCGCGCATGCTGGCCGTCATTGAACAGGCTCAGGAGCAGATCGATCTGGAGTTGTATCTGGTTGAGGCCGGTGACTGTGCCGAAACCATCGTCCAAGCCCTGGAACAGGCGGCCTGGCGCGAGGTGCGGGTGCGTTGCCTGTTTGACGCCTACGGAAGTCTGGGATTGGGCCCGGCGTTGCGCCGCAGGCTGATCGAAGCCGGGGTTGAGCTGCGGCATTACAACCCGCTGAGCTGGCGCCGTGGCCTCAACAATCTGTATCGCGATCATCGCAAGCTGTTGTTGGTGGATCAGCAATTGGCTGTGGTGGGTGGCACCGGCGTCACAGATGAGTTCTGGCGCCCCACTGAAAACAGCTGCGACTGGCATGAGGTGATGGTGCAGATGCAAGGTCCGCTGGTGCTGGACTGGCAGATGCTGTTTGATCGCCAGTGGCGGGCCAATATCAGCCGCAAGGCCTGGAAACCGGCGACCCACTTCGGCCTGGCGCGCTTGCCCGGTGTGCCCGACGAGGCTGAGGGTATGGGGCGCGTGGCCTACGCCGATGCCCATCAACATCGCGATATCCTGCAATCGCTGGTGCGCGCGATCAACAGCGCCAAGCAGCGTATCTGGCTGGCCACGCCTTACTTTCTGCCGACCTGGAGCGTGCGCCGTTCGCTGCGCCGTGCGGCGGCGCGGGGTGTCGATGTGCGGCTGCTGCTCACCGGGCCGCGCACCGACCACCCTTCGGTGCGCTACGCCGGGCACCGTTATTACCCGCGGCTGCTCAAGTCCGGAGTGCAGATACTGGAATATCAGCCCTGTTTTCTGCATTTGAAAATGGTCCTGATCGACGATTGGGTCAGCGTTGGCTCATGCAATTTCGACCACTGGAACCTGCGTTTCAACCTTGAAGCCAACCTTGAGGCGCTGGATCCGGCGCTTACCCAGGCGGTGGCGGCCAGCTTTATCGCCGACTTCGCCCAAAGTCAGCCCGTCAGCCTGCAAGACTGGCAATCACGCCCCCTCTGGCGACGGGTGAAGCAGCGCATCTGGGGCTGGGTTGACCGGCTGGTGGTGAATATTTTGGGGCGGCGCCACTGA
- a CDS encoding peptidoglycan DD-metalloendopeptidase family protein, which produces MSLTVIAQRKSSKSFQRLVVGLFLSTTLALLAACSSTPKNGVNVVDRNGVAQRPAVTTGQYAVRRGDTLFSIAFRYGWDWKALAARNNIAAPFTIVPGQVIRFDGRSGTQPAGGSTTTVVSSSSGSKTTVIKRSATAASAPAAVAPMPAGPAPKGWGWPSNGILIGKFSSNGSLNKGIDIAGDLGQPVLAASDGSVVYAGSGLRGYGELIIIKHSDTYVSAYGHNRRLLVREGQQVKVGQTIAEMGSTGTDRVKLHFEIRRQGKPVDPLQFLPRR; this is translated from the coding sequence GTGAGTCTCACAGTCATTGCGCAGCGTAAGAGCAGCAAAAGCTTTCAGAGACTGGTGGTTGGTCTATTTCTGAGTACCACACTGGCTTTGTTGGCAGCGTGCTCCAGCACCCCCAAAAATGGCGTGAATGTCGTTGACCGTAACGGCGTGGCCCAGCGCCCGGCCGTGACCACCGGGCAATACGCGGTGCGTCGCGGCGACACTTTGTTCTCGATTGCCTTTCGTTATGGGTGGGACTGGAAGGCCCTGGCTGCACGCAACAATATTGCCGCCCCGTTCACCATCGTCCCGGGCCAGGTCATCCGCTTTGACGGGCGCTCAGGCACCCAGCCTGCAGGCGGCTCGACCACCACCGTTGTGTCATCCTCTTCGGGCAGCAAAACCACGGTTATCAAGCGTTCCGCCACGGCTGCAAGTGCCCCCGCAGCGGTTGCCCCGATGCCGGCAGGCCCTGCTCCCAAGGGGTGGGGATGGCCCTCAAATGGCATTTTGATCGGAAAATTCTCTTCAAACGGTAGTTTGAATAAAGGTATTGATATCGCCGGCGATTTGGGACAGCCTGTTTTAGCTGCGTCTGATGGTTCGGTTGTATACGCTGGCAGTGGATTGAGGGGCTACGGCGAACTGATCATCATCAAACACAGTGATACCTACGTCAGTGCCTACGGTCACAACCGCAGGCTTTTGGTTCGGGAGGGGCAGCAGGTCAAGGTCGGACAGACAATTGCCGAAATGGGGTCAACTGGTACAGACCGGGTGAAACTTCACTTTGAGATTCGCCGCCAAGGTAAACCTGTAGATCCATTGCAATTCCTTCCTCGCCGTTGA
- a CDS encoding MFS transporter, which translates to MPLSLLILALSAFAIGTTEFVIMGLLPDVATDLGVSIPGAGWLVTGYALGVAIGAPFMALATARLPRKAALVALMVIFIIGNLLCALASDYNVLMFARVVTALCHGAFFGIGSVVAAGLVPANKRASAVALMFTGLTLANVLGVPLGTALGQAAGWRSTFFAVTVIGVVALIGLIRFLPAKRDEEKLDMRAELAALKGAGIWLSLSMTALFSASMFTLFTYVAPLLGDVTGVSPSGVTWTLLLIGLGLTVGNIIGGKLADKRLAATLIGVFIAMAVMSTVLTWTSVAVIPTEITLFLWAAASFAAVPALQINVVTFGKAAPNLVSTLNIGAFNVGNALGAWVGGSVIAHGFGLTSVPLAAAALAILALLVTLITFRQGGNSELATATN; encoded by the coding sequence ATGCCCCTCTCGCTACTCATTCTGGCGCTCAGCGCTTTCGCCATCGGGACCACCGAGTTTGTGATCATGGGCTTGCTGCCTGATGTCGCAACCGACCTTGGTGTATCCATTCCCGGTGCCGGCTGGCTGGTAACCGGCTACGCGCTGGGCGTGGCCATCGGTGCGCCGTTTATGGCGCTGGCCACGGCCAGGTTGCCGCGCAAGGCCGCCCTGGTAGCGTTGATGGTGATATTCATCATCGGCAACCTGCTCTGTGCCCTGGCCAGTGATTACAACGTGCTGATGTTTGCCCGTGTTGTCACTGCCCTGTGCCACGGCGCGTTCTTCGGTATTGGTTCGGTCGTGGCCGCAGGCCTGGTACCTGCCAACAAGCGCGCGTCTGCCGTGGCCCTGATGTTTACCGGCCTGACCCTGGCCAACGTGCTCGGCGTTCCCCTGGGCACTGCTCTGGGCCAGGCAGCTGGATGGCGCTCGACGTTTTTTGCCGTCACCGTGATCGGTGTCGTGGCATTGATCGGCCTGATCCGCTTTCTGCCAGCCAAGCGTGACGAGGAAAAACTCGACATGCGTGCCGAACTGGCCGCGCTCAAAGGCGCAGGCATCTGGCTGTCGCTGAGCATGACTGCGCTGTTTTCCGCGTCGATGTTCACCCTGTTCACTTATGTCGCGCCCCTGCTCGGTGATGTCACCGGCGTTTCGCCAAGCGGCGTGACCTGGACTCTGCTGCTGATCGGCCTTGGCCTGACGGTGGGCAATATCATCGGTGGCAAGCTGGCGGACAAACGCCTGGCCGCAACGCTGATCGGTGTGTTTATCGCGATGGCGGTGATGTCCACCGTACTGACCTGGACCAGCGTCGCGGTGATCCCGACTGAAATCACCCTGTTTTTGTGGGCTGCGGCTTCATTCGCTGCCGTACCGGCGCTGCAAATCAATGTCGTGACCTTCGGCAAGGCTGCCCCGAACCTGGTTTCAACCCTGAATATCGGCGCATTCAACGTCGGCAATGCACTCGGCGCCTGGGTTGGCGGCAGTGTCATCGCCCACGGCTTCGGCCTCACCAGCGTTCCACTGGCCGCTGCCGCACTGGCAATACTGGCACTGCTGGTGACGCTGATCACTTTCCGCCAGGGCGGCAATTCCGAACTGGCTACTGCTACTAACTGA
- a CDS encoding short-chain dehydrogenase — protein MTDSSFVPLTAIDCTIPALLIDRNAPLDVLHANAAARVLAVTQLMESFSSREVQEADSVDLKHLAIVSAQLLRDGCDLMDVLGWRLRPV, from the coding sequence ATGACCGACTCATCGTTTGTCCCGCTTACCGCCATCGATTGCACCATCCCTGCTTTATTGATCGACCGCAACGCGCCCCTCGACGTACTTCATGCCAACGCCGCCGCTCGCGTACTGGCCGTCACCCAACTGATGGAATCGTTTTCCAGTCGGGAAGTGCAAGAGGCTGATTCCGTTGATCTCAAACATCTGGCTATTGTTTCGGCGCAATTGCTGCGTGACGGGTGCGATCTGATGGATGTACTCGGCTGGCGGTTGCGGCCTGTTTGA
- a CDS encoding helix-turn-helix transcriptional regulator yields MTIDLDEIIKALAHPVRREILNALKNPDASFPDQVHSTEHGVCAGQFDQLCGLSQSTVSAHLATLQRAGLITSQKHGQWHFFKRNEETIKVFLEKISQEL; encoded by the coding sequence ATGACGATCGACCTCGACGAAATAATAAAAGCCCTGGCACACCCAGTACGCCGAGAAATTCTCAACGCTCTGAAAAACCCTGATGCCTCGTTCCCTGACCAGGTCCACTCCACCGAACATGGTGTGTGTGCCGGGCAGTTTGATCAGCTCTGCGGCCTTTCGCAGTCCACGGTTTCTGCCCATCTCGCAACGCTGCAGCGAGCGGGCCTGATTACCAGCCAAAAACACGGTCAGTGGCACTTTTTCAAACGTAATGAGGAAACCATCAAGGTCTTCCTCGAAAAAATCAGCCAAGAGCTTTAA
- the rpoS gene encoding RNA polymerase sigma factor RpoS, producing MALNKEAPGFDIDDEVLLMDSSIDSDLMSEEDDSPPTARTKSKKAAATKQHKYIDYTRALDATQLYLNEIGFSPLLSPAEEVHFARLSQSGDPAGRKRMIESNLRLVVKIARRYVNRGLSLLDLIEEGNLGLIRAVEKFDPERGFRFSTYATWWIRQTIERAIMNQTRTIRLPIHVVKELNVYLRAARELTQKLDHEPSPEEIANLLEKPVAEVKRMLGLNERVSSVDVSLGPDSDKTLLDTLTDDRPTDPCELLQDDDLSQSIDQWLSELTDKQREVVIRRFGLRGHESSTLEDVGLEIGLTRERVRQIQVEGLKRLREILERNGLSSESLFQ from the coding sequence ATGGCTCTCAACAAAGAAGCGCCGGGGTTTGACATCGACGATGAGGTGCTCCTTATGGACTCCAGCATCGATAGCGACTTGATGTCAGAAGAAGACGATTCGCCCCCTACAGCTAGAACCAAGTCCAAAAAAGCAGCTGCTACAAAACAGCACAAGTACATTGACTACACGCGGGCCCTTGATGCGACCCAGTTGTACCTCAATGAAATCGGCTTTTCCCCGTTACTCTCTCCGGCAGAAGAAGTCCATTTTGCGCGTTTGTCGCAAAGCGGCGACCCGGCCGGGCGCAAGCGAATGATAGAAAGCAACCTGCGGCTGGTGGTGAAAATTGCCCGACGTTACGTCAACCGTGGTTTGTCATTGCTTGACCTGATCGAAGAAGGCAACCTGGGCCTGATCCGGGCTGTCGAGAAATTCGATCCCGAACGAGGGTTTCGCTTCTCGACCTACGCCACCTGGTGGATCCGCCAAACGATTGAACGGGCGATCATGAACCAGACCCGCACCATCCGTTTGCCGATCCACGTTGTAAAAGAGCTGAACGTCTACCTGCGAGCCGCGCGCGAACTCACGCAAAAGCTCGATCACGAACCCTCTCCTGAAGAAATCGCCAATCTGCTCGAAAAACCGGTCGCCGAGGTCAAGCGCATGCTTGGGCTTAATGAACGCGTGTCTTCGGTAGACGTGTCTTTGGGGCCGGACTCTGACAAAACCCTGCTTGATACCCTGACGGATGACAGGCCCACAGACCCTTGTGAGCTGCTTCAGGACGATGACTTGTCGCAAAGTATCGATCAGTGGTTGTCCGAGCTCACAGACAAGCAGCGTGAAGTGGTGATTCGCCGTTTCGGGCTGCGTGGCCATGAGAGCAGCACTCTTGAGGATGTAGGGCTGGAAATTGGCCTGACCCGTGAGCGTGTGCGCCAGATCCAGGTTGAAGGGCTCAAGCGCTTGCGAGAAATTCTTGAACGCAACGGCCTGTCGAGCGAGTCGCTGTTCCAGTAA
- a CDS encoding LysE family translocator produces MTPSLLLAVLASGFIYGITPGPGVLAVFGIGAARGRRAGAGFLCGHLLGDVIWCSTALIAIVGAREFGSTAFNVLGLISGLYLFWLGLRAVRAQGSSSAQQGPARQPFAHGIFFGLTNPKAYPVAVATFTALLSSRAELLTWAMLPWLIALSFVGGALAYMILVGVVGAGHVRALYQRHELLITRLCGVMFIGFAISALMHALPGLLQAIV; encoded by the coding sequence ATGACACCTTCGTTGTTATTGGCCGTTCTGGCCTCAGGCTTTATCTATGGGATCACGCCGGGCCCGGGCGTGCTGGCTGTTTTCGGCATTGGCGCTGCCCGTGGGCGACGTGCCGGCGCCGGTTTTCTGTGCGGGCATTTGCTCGGCGATGTGATCTGGTGCAGCACGGCGTTGATTGCCATCGTCGGCGCACGTGAATTTGGCAGCACTGCCTTCAACGTGCTGGGCTTGATCAGCGGCTTGTACCTTTTCTGGCTGGGCCTGCGTGCCGTTCGCGCCCAGGGCAGCAGCAGTGCTCAACAAGGCCCGGCGCGACAGCCGTTTGCCCACGGGATTTTCTTCGGATTGACCAACCCCAAAGCGTATCCGGTGGCAGTGGCGACGTTCACTGCGCTGTTGTCCAGCCGCGCAGAGTTACTGACCTGGGCCATGTTGCCCTGGTTGATTGCGTTGAGCTTTGTGGGTGGGGCGCTGGCCTACATGATTCTGGTGGGTGTTGTTGGCGCCGGCCATGTCAGGGCGCTCTATCAGCGCCATGAGTTACTGATTACCCGGCTGTGCGGGGTGATGTTTATCGGTTTTGCCATCAGTGCGCTGATGCATGCGCTGCCCGGGTTGTTGCAAGCGATCGTTTGA
- a CDS encoding alpha/beta hydrolase, translating into MKPEIAVLDIQGQYRIHTELYCCDTALNTIILVNGSMATTASFGQTLKNLHPHLNVVLYDQPYAGNSRPHNPHQKMLTREIEAQILLELIEHFDANYLLSFSWGGTAALTALACVPRRIEKAVISSFSPLINDAMRDYLERGRHCLAACNRTQVGNLVNDTLGKHLPPLFKRFNFRHVSSLAEHEYAQMHFHIDQVLNNDQQGFLSATQGIDIPVLFINGQWDEYTVASDARHFAQPIANSRFISLENTGHFLDMENRSASHSSKNALLEFLKPTRPHPPSLSL; encoded by the coding sequence ATGAAGCCCGAAATTGCCGTGCTCGACATTCAAGGCCAATACCGTATCCACACCGAGCTTTATTGTTGCGATACGGCGCTAAACACCATCATCCTGGTGAATGGTTCGATGGCCACCACTGCGTCCTTTGGCCAGACCCTGAAAAACCTCCACCCGCATTTAAACGTTGTTCTCTATGACCAGCCCTACGCGGGCAACTCCAGACCTCATAACCCTCATCAGAAGATGCTGACGAGGGAAATAGAAGCTCAAATTTTGCTGGAGCTGATAGAGCATTTTGACGCGAACTACCTGCTGTCATTTTCATGGGGCGGGACAGCGGCACTTACCGCCCTGGCGTGTGTGCCGCGACGCATCGAAAAGGCCGTGATCAGTTCGTTTTCGCCGCTGATCAACGACGCCATGCGCGATTACCTGGAGCGTGGCCGTCATTGCCTGGCAGCTTGCAACCGCACTCAGGTGGGCAACCTGGTCAACGACACACTGGGCAAGCATTTGCCGCCATTGTTCAAGCGTTTCAACTTCAGGCACGTCAGCAGCCTGGCCGAGCATGAATACGCGCAAATGCACTTTCATATAGACCAGGTCCTGAACAACGATCAGCAAGGCTTTCTCAGTGCCACGCAGGGTATCGATATACCGGTGCTGTTTATCAATGGCCAATGGGACGAATACACCGTGGCCAGCGACGCCCGGCACTTTGCCCAGCCGATTGCCAACAGCCGGTTCATCAGCCTGGAAAACACCGGGCATTTTCTCGATATGGAAAACAGGAGCGCCAGCCACAGCAGTAAAAACGCCCTGCTCGAGTTTTTAAAGCCAACCCGACCTCACCCACCCTCACTGTCGTTGTGA
- a CDS encoding YceI family protein, producing MLKALLSSACALLLTLGVSLSAQANWYLDGESSRLSFITTQNANIADVHRFLVLHGKVDRKGLAQLRIEMDSVNSSVPLRDERMRDVLFDFKHFPEAQISAQIDLQPINDLASGAQLELRLPVTVSLRGKQHTYQAELLATRLDERRFQVVTLEPLMLQAEDFGLQPELETLRKLAGLSAISFSVPVNAVLIFTAR from the coding sequence ATGCTTAAAGCGCTGTTATCTTCTGCCTGTGCCTTGTTGCTGACCCTGGGTGTGAGCCTGTCTGCCCAGGCCAACTGGTACCTGGACGGTGAGTCGTCACGGCTGTCATTTATTACCACGCAAAATGCCAATATCGCCGATGTGCACCGCTTTCTGGTCCTGCATGGCAAGGTTGACCGCAAAGGCCTGGCGCAATTGCGTATCGAGATGGACTCGGTCAACAGCTCAGTGCCACTGCGTGATGAGCGCATGCGTGACGTGTTGTTTGATTTCAAGCACTTCCCGGAAGCGCAGATCAGCGCGCAGATCGACCTGCAACCGATCAATGACCTGGCCTCCGGTGCGCAACTGGAATTGCGCTTGCCGGTAACGGTCAGCTTGCGCGGCAAACAGCACACCTATCAGGCCGAGCTATTGGCCACCCGTCTGGATGAACGACGCTTTCAGGTCGTGACCCTGGAGCCGCTGATGCTGCAAGCCGAAGATTTTGGCCTGCAACCGGAGCTTGAAACCTTGCGCAAACTGGCCGGGCTTTCGGCCATCAGCTTTTCAGTACCGGTGAATGCGGTGCTGATTTTCACGGCCCGTTAA
- a CDS encoding alkene reductase: protein MTTIFDPIKLGDLELPNRIIMAPLTRCRASEGRVPNALMAEYYVQRASAGLILSEATSVTPMGVGYPDTPGIWADDQVRGWTNITRAVHAAGGRIALQLWHVGRISHPMYLNGETPVAPSAIAAKGHVSLVRPKVDFPTPRALETAEIADIVEAYRTGAENAKAAGFDGVEIHGANGYLLDQFLQSSTNKRTDQYGGGIENRARLLLEVTDAAIEVWGAGRVGVHLSPRADLHDMGDENLAETFGYVARELGKRGIAYICAREHEAADSLGPQLKQAFGGPYIVNESFTKDSANAWLAAGKADAVAFGVPFIANPDLPARLKADAPLNEAHPETFYVNGAVGYIDYPVL from the coding sequence ATGACGACGATTTTCGATCCGATCAAGTTGGGCGACCTCGAACTGCCCAACCGCATCATCATGGCTCCGCTGACCCGCTGCCGCGCCAGCGAAGGTCGGGTACCTAATGCCCTGATGGCTGAATACTACGTTCAACGCGCCTCTGCCGGCCTGATCCTGAGCGAGGCCACATCGGTCACGCCTATGGGCGTCGGCTACCCTGACACTCCGGGCATCTGGGCCGACGACCAGGTACGCGGCTGGACCAACATCACCCGGGCCGTACACGCCGCCGGTGGCCGGATTGCGCTGCAGTTGTGGCATGTAGGCCGCATCTCGCATCCGATGTACCTGAACGGTGAAACGCCGGTTGCACCCAGCGCCATTGCGGCCAAGGGCCATGTTAGCCTGGTGCGCCCGAAGGTTGATTTCCCGACGCCTCGCGCGCTGGAAACTGCCGAGATCGCCGATATTGTCGAGGCCTACCGCACAGGCGCAGAAAACGCCAAGGCTGCCGGTTTTGATGGCGTCGAGATCCATGGTGCAAATGGCTACCTGCTCGACCAGTTCCTGCAAAGCAGCACCAACAAACGTACCGACCAGTACGGCGGCGGCATAGAGAACCGTGCGCGCCTGTTGCTGGAAGTTACCGACGCCGCCATTGAAGTCTGGGGTGCCGGCCGGGTTGGCGTGCATTTGTCGCCACGGGCCGACCTGCACGACATGGGCGATGAAAACCTGGCCGAAACCTTTGGTTATGTCGCCCGCGAACTGGGCAAACGCGGTATTGCCTACATCTGTGCGCGCGAGCATGAAGCTGCCGACAGCCTGGGCCCGCAACTCAAGCAAGCCTTCGGTGGCCCGTACATCGTCAATGAGAGCTTCACCAAAGACAGTGCCAATGCCTGGCTGGCAGCAGGCAAGGCCGATGCCGTCGCATTCGGCGTGCCGTTTATCGCCAACCCTGATCTGCCCGCACGCTTGAAGGCCGATGCGCCGCTCAATGAGGCGCACCCGGAAACCTTCTACGTCAATGGCGCAGTGGGCTATATCGACTATCCAGTACTCTGA
- a CDS encoding short-chain dehydrogenase produces the protein MTHSQFIPLTAIDCTIPALLIDRNAPLDVLHANAAARVLAVTQLMESFSSREVQEADSVDLRHMATVSAQLLRDGCDLLDVLGWRLRPA, from the coding sequence ATGACTCATTCCCAGTTCATCCCTCTTACTGCCATCGATTGCACCATCCCTGCTTTATTGATCGACCGCAACGCGCCCCTCGACGTACTTCATGCCAACGCCGCCGCTCGCGTACTGGCCGTCACCCAACTGATGGAATCGTTTTCCAGTCGGGAAGTGCAAGAGGCTGACTCTGTAGATCTTAGGCATATGGCTACTGTTTCGGCGCAATTGCTGCGTGATGGTTGTGACCTGCTTGATGTGTTGGGCTGGCGGTTGAGGCCTGCTTGA